The genomic region CCCAGTTTTGACCCCCGCCACTTACTCTCTCTCCGAAATGAACCGCTCTCGCCTGTCGTCGCTGTTCAATTTCTACTCTCGTTTCTGTTTCCGAAAAGTACCGGACGTTTCGCTTTACTCGACGGAGACGTATCCCCGGCCTTACAGAGAGTCCTGGAGAGGCACACTGAACACCCTCTACCGTCGGATTTCTCGCGCCGGAGATCCGGCGGCCCCCATTACGCCGATTCTCGACAAATGGGTCGAAGAAGGCCGAACCGCACACAAAGATGCtctcatcaccatcatcaagGAGCTCAGGCAGTACAAGAAGCACAAGCACGCTCTTGAGGTACTagtattttctattttctgtttggttgacTGGAAAATGtggaaatgaaaataatttagggTTCTTATTCAAATTTTCAGTTAAATTAATGAATATTCTGTTGCACTCGGTGGCATTGAATTGTCAATGGATAGAAATTGTGGTAATTGAGTAGCTTAATTGCTTTTCTATCTCCTTTTGAATGCATATAGTGACTGTTTATAGCTCAGTGTTTTTGCCCTGTTTTAGCCCCACAATAAAGTGTTATAGGGTCTAATATTCTGTTGAACTGGGCGAAACTGAAGTGTCAATGGATTGAAGTTGTGCTAATAGGGTAGCTTAATTGTTTTCCTATCAGAGTTTGATTGCATATAGACGGACCTATAGGGCAtagtttgaaaaatgaaaagtagAAAATGATGAGATAGATACCTGTATCCAGAAGAGCCTAGTGGTGTTGGATGATCACCCAAAAAACCCCAGCAAATTCCCatctttgttattatttttctcttttctcttccaCTTTGATCCTTGTTCTAATGCTTTGTAAACAAAGGAATAATTAAGCTTTGCtctgattaattaattttgtggtTTTCTGTCCTTGgaaatgtgttttgtttattttatctGTTAATTATCTGTTTAATTTTTCCTTAAACTGAACTATCTAGGCCTCTGATTTTTTTGGTTATCTTGGTTATGTTTAACTAAATTAAACATGCCATGGACCAAACTAATTTACCAACTCTCTAATTTCGAACAAGGCTTCTATTAGGTActaaacccaaatttataaCCACGGCTTCCTGAATAACAGTCTAAGTTGGAGCTTCAAACAACAGTTTGatctgccacttagtactacgatctagtggtattcctcttcgtttgtaagtgagaggttttaggttcgatctGTAGATTTAAAACAAGAGCACGGTCACATCAATATATACTGAAAAAAGCAACTCACGTTGAACAAGTTTACTGACATGTGTTGTTCTGGTTCACACGTGTCCTTTATACACTAAATAAAAAGTCATCTTGCTTCAAATAAATTCATTAACAACTCATTTCAATAATGACATATCACGTGTTTTTTTCTACATAACATAATATTATTGAATTAAACCATCACATAACGAAAAACTCACTTCATGTAAGGCATCGAAATCTTAAGGTCAaagaaaagcacataaaaaaatGGAACGTGGGAATGACTGAGTGCCAGAGTGAGTGGCTTTGGTCGATGTTTACGAAAGAAGGAATAAGTTGCGTTGATGATGTCACCCAAAGGATATTGAAATATGGCCGTTGAATGGAACCCTTCTAACCTAAATGGAACCGTATAAGAGGGATCCTTCTATTGGAGCGGAATAGGATTGTGCCCTCATATCCACCATTTCGAGGCCATGTATTGACCATGTAGTGGCCATTTAAAGTTCAGTGTTTGGCCCTTTTTAGCCCCATTATATACGGTTGCTGTATGATCAATACATGGTCACGAGACAGCCTATACAAGGGCACTGTCCTGTCTCACTCCAAGAATGAAAGGGGATCCctcttagggctggtttggtattgttgtgctttgaaaaaaagttgcttctggtgtgctgtgagaataagcagttgtgaaataaagcagcagagtgtttggtaaactttttttgtaaaagtgtttttgaaaaaaaaaaaaaaaaaacagtattatagtgtttggtaaacttttatgtaaaatagatgtgaaaaaaaaccggtttttcaaagttgggttttgcaacttcttgttttttgctttttttcacccaaaactgtgaaaaaaaaactgaagctgaatgtttaccaaacacaaaaatagctcccagcttttttttatatcatcttttttcagaatcacatcagtaccaaaccaggccttagAAGGAGCTCATATTCATTTAGACTGTGAACTCTGAGAGCCATGATTAGAATTCAAAATAAGACCACCCCAAGTGGTCAAGCTTCCATCTGTTTCATCATCTTGATACTTGGATTTCTGGAGAGTGATTGTCTTGTCTAGTATGTTATCAAGTGGCAACCCAACTTCTGaaagtttgattttgtttatttatttgcagGTATCAATGTGGTTGTCTGATAAACGGTACTTCGAGCTTACGATTCCCGATGTCGCCATCAGGCTTGATTTGATTGGAAAAGTTAATGGAATAAAACAAGCTGAGGATTATTTTAACAACATTCCAAAACAGTTGAAAGGTCGGGATGTTTACTGTGCTCTACTGAACATCTTTGCTCATGCAAAACTTGTGGAAAAGGCTGAGGAAATTATGCAGACGATGAGGGATTTGGGGTTTGCTAGGACACTGTTGTCCTACAACATTTTGCTCAATTTGTATTATCGGACTGGAAACACTGACAAATTCAATGTTCTAATGAGTGAAATGGAAGAGAGGGGCATTGGTCGTGACAAATACACTTATGGTATCCAGCTCAATGTATGTGCAGCTGCTTCTGATCTTGAGGGAATTGACAAGGTTATGGCAGAGTGGGAATCCAATCCCGAGGTTCATATGGAATGGGATAGTTACACCAATGCAGCAAATGGTTATACGAAAACACAAAATGTGGAAAGGGCTCTGGCAATGCTAGAGAAGGCTGAGAAACTGATACCAAGTTCTAAAAGA from Pyrus communis chromosome 9, drPyrComm1.1, whole genome shotgun sequence harbors:
- the LOC137746000 gene encoding pentatricopeptide repeat-containing protein At2g20710, mitochondrial-like codes for the protein MNRSRLSSLFNFYSRFCFRKVPDVSLYSTETYPRPYRESWRGTLNTLYRRISRAGDPAAPITPILDKWVEEGRTAHKDALITIIKELRQYKKHKHALEVSMWLSDKRYFELTIPDVAIRLDLIGKVNGIKQAEDYFNNIPKQLKGRDVYCALLNIFAHAKLVEKAEEIMQTMRDLGFARTLLSYNILLNLYYRTGNTDKFNVLMSEMEERGIGRDKYTYGIQLNVCAAASDLEGIDKVMAEWESNPEVHMEWDSYTNAANGYTKTQNVERALAMLEKAEKLIPSSKRKREAYEYLTTQYAALGQKDSVMRLWELYKKDLKIYNRGYISVITSVLKVGDIESAEKIYDEWESKNLTPDIRIPNFLISAYTKKGLVDKAESIINRIVLKGGKPDAKTWYYLAKGYLNHDQTEKTAESMRKALSVVEGSRWTPDRDVVAACMEYMKQKADVEGAEEFIRLLGEKCSFPESTQEKLLAYMNNEDSVTVEIGDLEWDHLNRVLKEVD